In Monodelphis domestica isolate mMonDom1 chromosome 4, mMonDom1.pri, whole genome shotgun sequence, one DNA window encodes the following:
- the LOC100618852 gene encoding olfactory receptor 52Z1P-like, whose product MEDSHTWISIPICLMYFIAIVGNSFLIFLITTERSLHEPMYLFLSMLALADILLSTTTAPKMLAIFWFHSGAISFGNCVVQMFFIHCIFAAESAILLAMAFDRYVAICHPLRYTTILTPSVIVKIGVAAVVRGFLICFPFVFLVYRLTYCGHNIIRHSYCEHMGIARLACDNIKVNIIYGLTIALISTGLDVLLIIVSYSLILHAVFYIPSWSARLKALNTCGSHICVILMFYTPAFFSFFAHRFGGHTIPRHIHILVANLYVVVPPMLNPIIYGVKTKQIQDRAVQVFSSMRTCC is encoded by the coding sequence ATGGAAGACTCCCATACCTGGATCTCCATACCCATTTGTTTGATGTACTTTATAGCTATTGTTGGCAATAGCTTCTTAATCTTCCTTATCACCACAGAGCGCAGCCTTCATGAACCTAtgtatttatttctctctatGCTGGCCCTAGCAGATATCCTGCTCTCCACAACCACAGCACCCAAAATGCTGGCCATTTTCTGGTTCCACTCTGGAGCTATCTCCTTTGGCAACTGTGTGGTTCAAATGTTTTTCATACACTGCATCTTTGCAGCAGAATCAGCCATTCTTCTGGCCATGGCATTTGATCGTTATGTGGCTATCTGCCACCCACTGAGATATACGACCATCCTAACCCCTTCAGTCATTGTGAAGATTGGGGTAGCAGCTGTGGTTAGGGGTTTTCTCATCTGCTTTCCCTTCGTCTTTCTGGTGTATCGACTCACCTATTGTGGACACAACATCATTCGTCATTCCTATTGTGAACACATGGGCATTGCTCGGTTGGCATGTGACAACATCAAAGTCAACATTATTTATGGACTGACCATAGCATTAATATCCACAGGTCTGGATGTCTTGCTCATCATTGTTTCCTATTCATTGATCCTCCATGCTGTCTTCTACATTCCTTCCTGGTCTGCCAGACTCAAGGCTCTTAACACCTGTGGCTCTCATATTTGTGTGATCCTCATGTTCTACACTccagcattcttttctttctttgctcacCGTTTTGGAGGTCATACCATTCCCCGGCACATCCATATCCTGGTGGCCAACCTTTATGTAGTGGTGCCTCCAATGCTCAACCCCATCATTTATGGAGTAAAGACAAAACAGATCCAGGACAGGGCAGTACAGGTCTTCTCCTCTATGAGGACTTGTTGCtaa
- the LOC100021854 gene encoding olfactory receptor 51V1-like: MFAQSGYNVSASTFLLTGFPGLEQSYVWIAIPFSSIYAMVLFGNCMILHVIRTEQSLHEPMFYFLAMLALTDLCMGLSTVHTVLGILWGLSHEISLDACIGQSYFIHGLSFMESSVLLAMSFDRYIAICNPLRYSSILTATRIIKIGIAIVIRSFLFITPAIIRLKFFHYCRPHVLSHSFCLHQDLLRLTCSDIRFNSFYALGLVICTLLLDSVLILVSYVLILKSVLAIASPDERLKSFQTCVSHICAVLVFYIPIISLTMVHRFGKHLSPIVHVLMGNIYILFPPLMNPIIYSVKTQQIRSRIKRLFSGQRY, from the coding sequence ATGTTTGCTCAATCTGGATACAATGTCAGTGCCTCCACCTTCCTCCTCACAGGCTTCCCTGGTCTGGAACAGTCATATGTGTGGATTGCTATCCCCTTCTCCTCCATCTATGCCATGGTTCTCTTTGGGAATTGCATGATTCTCCATGTGATCCGGACTGAACAGAGTCTGCATGAGCCCATGTTTTATTTCCTAGCTATGCTGGCGCTCACTGACTTGTGCATGGGCTTGTCTACGGTGCACACAGTGTTGGGCATCCTATGGGGGCTCAGTCATGAGATCAGTTTGGATGCCTGTATTGGCCAGTCTTACTTCATTCATGGTCTGTCTTTTATGGAATCTTCTGTCCTGCTTGCAATGTCCTTTGATCGTTACATTGCAATCTGCAACCCACTACGCTACTCTTCTATATTAACTGCGACCAGAATAATAAAAATTGGGATAGCTATTGTGATTAGGAGCTTCCTGTTTATCACTCCTGCTATTATTCGCCTTAAGTTTTTCCATTACTGCAGGCCCCatgttctctctcattccttctgTCTCCATCAGGACCTCCTCAGGTTGACCTGCTCTGACATCCGCTTTAATAGTTTCTATGCTTTGGGGTTAGTCATTTGCACCCTATTGTTAGACTCTGTCCTTATCCTTGTTTCCTATGTACTAATCCTGAAATCTGTCTTGGCAATTGCATCTCCGGATGAGAGACTCAAATCTTTCCAGACTTGTGTCTCCCATATCTGTGCTGTCCTAGTCTTTTACATTCCCATCATCAGTCTAACTATGGTACACCGTTTTGGCAAGCATCTCTCCCCTATAGTGCATGTCCTTATGGgtaatatttatattcttttcccaCCCTTGATGAACCCAATTATCTACAGTGTCAAGACCCAGCAGATCCGAAGCAGGATAAAAAGACTCTTCTCAGGGCAAAGGTACTGA